In a genomic window of Zingiber officinale cultivar Zhangliang chromosome 9B, Zo_v1.1, whole genome shotgun sequence:
- the LOC122024837 gene encoding transcription factor MYB36-like translates to MGRAPCCDKANVKKGPWSPEEDTKLKEFIDKNGTGGNWIALPQKAGLKRCGKSCRLRWLNYLRPNLKHGEFSEEEDRIICNLFAAIGSRWSIIASQLPGRTDNDIKNYWNTKLKKKLLGITSTSQRKTKPQQPADPDQHLLFPSITHQEIHLPTVGSQSLAPLIPDQHPLQHLPYHGTRESNGSMITFGIDQGCSSSEGNCSTTQLNYGNYGGMKDDRLIFSGGGFEIESTELEYNYEEELKQLLISNTTISPWILSLNSITDYKN, encoded by the exons ATGGGGAGAGCTCCTTGCTGTGACAAGGCCAATGTGAAGAAGGGCCCATGGTCCCCTGAGGAAGACACCAAGCTCAAGGAATTCATTGACAAAAATGGCACTGGTGGGAATTGGATTGCTCTCCCTCAAAAAGCAG GGTTGAAGAGATGTGGAAAGAGTTGCAGACTGAGATGGCTCAACTATCTGAGGCCCAATCTGAAGCATGGGGAGTTCTCTGAAGAAGAAGACAGGATCATATGCAACCTCTTTGCTGCCATCGGAAGCAG GTGGTCCATCATTGCTTCTCAGCTACCGGGAAGAACAGACAACGACATCAAGAACTACTGGAACACCAAGCTCAAGAAGAAGCTCCTGGGAATCACTTCCACTTCCCAGAGGAAGACGAAGCCACAACAGCCAGCTGATCCAGACCAGCATCTGCTCTTCCCTTCAATAACTCATCAAGAAATCCATCTTCCAACAGTTGGTTCTCAATCCTTGGCTCCTCTCATCCCTGATCAACACCCCTTGCAGCATCTCCCATACCATGGGACGAGGGAGAGCAATGGCAGCATGATCACCTTCGGCATCGATCAAGGCTGCAGCTCCTCCGAAGGAAACTGCAGTACTACTCAGCTCAACTACGGCAATTATGGCGGTATGAAGGACGACAGGTTGATTTTTAGTGGCGGAGGGTTTGAAATCGAGAGCACTGAACTGGAGTACAACTACGAAGAAGAACTCAAGCAGTTACTGATATCCAACACAACAATCTCGCCTTGGATTCTAAGCCTCAACAGTATTACTGACTACAAGAACTGA
- the LOC122022403 gene encoding ras-related protein RABF1-like isoform X1 — translation MGCSSSLPDRNAGSLGGLNAENSMATDPKNLRVKLVLLGDSGVGKSCIVLRFVRGQFDPTSKVTVGASFLSQTLALQNSTTVKFEIWDTAGQERYASLAPLYYRGAAVAVVVYDITSEETFRKAQYWVKELQKHATPGIVMALVGNKADLQENRVVSSQDAMEYAERNGMFFMETSAKTDNNINELFEDVQVSTAQHNHTPPTPSALHSYLKFVHQSSIIHTSICYHSHYCLADPSKYRITKPKFSPRGLVRQTDEFYQQ, via the exons ATGGGTTGCTCCTCCTCTCTTCCAG ACAGAAATGCTGGAAGTTTGGGTGGTTTGAATGCTGAAAATTCAATGGCCACAGACCCAAAAAACTTGCGTGTCAAG TTGGTATTGTTAGGTGATTCTGGTGTTGGTAAAAGCTGCATAGTTCTCCGCTTTGTCCGTGGTCAATTTGACCCTACTTCAAAG GTAACTGTTGGCGCATCCTTCTTATCTCAAACATTAGCCTTGCAAAATTCCACGACGGTTAAGTTTGAAATATGGGATACAGCTGGACAAGAGAG GTACGCCTCACTGGCTCCTCTTTACTACCGAGGAGCTGCTGTTGCAGTTGTAGTGTACGATATAACAAGTGAAGAAACATTCAGAAAAGCACAATATTGGGTGAAG GAACTTCAGAAGCACGCGACTCCTGGTATTGTCATGGCATTGGTTGGTAACAAGGCTGACTTGCAAGAAAATAGGGTTGTCTCATCTCAG GATGCCATGGAGTATGCAGAGAGAAATGGCATGTTCTTCATGGAGACTTCGGCAAAGACAGATAACAATATCAATGAACTATTTGAG GATGTCCAAGTCAGTACAGCTCAACACAATCATACACCTCCAACTCCAAGTGCACTACATTCCTATTTAAAGTTCGTCCACCAGAGTTCAATAATACACACATCAATATGCTATCATTCACATTATTGTTTGGCTGACCCATCAAAATATAGAATAACGAAGCCAAAATTTAGCCCTCGGGGCTTAGTGCGACAGACAGATGAGTTTTACCAACAATGA
- the LOC122022403 gene encoding ras-related protein RABF1-like isoform X2, with protein sequence MGCSSSLPDRNAGSLGGLNAENSMATDPKNLRVKLVLLGDSGVGKSCIVLRFVRGQFDPTSKVTVGASFLSQTLALQNSTTVKFEIWDTAGQERYASLAPLYYRGAAVAVVVYDITSEETFRKAQYWVKELQKHATPGIVMALVGNKADLQENRVVSSQDAMEYAERNGMFFMETSAKTDNNINELFEEIAKRLPQAS encoded by the exons ATGGGTTGCTCCTCCTCTCTTCCAG ACAGAAATGCTGGAAGTTTGGGTGGTTTGAATGCTGAAAATTCAATGGCCACAGACCCAAAAAACTTGCGTGTCAAG TTGGTATTGTTAGGTGATTCTGGTGTTGGTAAAAGCTGCATAGTTCTCCGCTTTGTCCGTGGTCAATTTGACCCTACTTCAAAG GTAACTGTTGGCGCATCCTTCTTATCTCAAACATTAGCCTTGCAAAATTCCACGACGGTTAAGTTTGAAATATGGGATACAGCTGGACAAGAGAG GTACGCCTCACTGGCTCCTCTTTACTACCGAGGAGCTGCTGTTGCAGTTGTAGTGTACGATATAACAAGTGAAGAAACATTCAGAAAAGCACAATATTGGGTGAAG GAACTTCAGAAGCACGCGACTCCTGGTATTGTCATGGCATTGGTTGGTAACAAGGCTGACTTGCAAGAAAATAGGGTTGTCTCATCTCAG GATGCCATGGAGTATGCAGAGAGAAATGGCATGTTCTTCATGGAGACTTCGGCAAAGACAGATAACAATATCAATGAACTATTTGAG GAGATTGCGAAGAGGCTTCCTCAGGCATCTTAA
- the LOC122022402 gene encoding uncharacterized protein LOC122022402, which translates to MALTFRSTSPLGIPQILCQSILLFLKAGQLLLPIFLLSVLSSSLLFYCYYSIAPIPLDLADKISILLKETKHRPPNLVPSIVNDLKSFAALAPPIALFSFFSSLFLSLSSIYTFAAAYTDTDLTPDGLLHRIARRWYQTMVTRLYAVLLAVGIALLSSFALVSVALGSLSDSIFLAFLVTFLYLYLSTRWRMSLVIATVEETWGIGALSWAVNLYLGNKKRGVALTAMMVTMKVAIYGALLIGLVMASDPTKQTRMCMECVVAVVDAAWNLYTMAVYTVFYYECRKSHGLDSIGSSAVLVRVNAVAY; encoded by the coding sequence ATGGCCTTGACCTTCAGATCGACGAGTCCCCTGGGCATTCCCCAAATCTTATGCCAATCCATCCTCCTCTTCCTCAAGGCCGGCCAGCTTCTCCTCCCCATCTTCCTCCTCTCcgtcctctcctcctccctcctcttctACTGTTACTACTCCATCGCCCCAATCCCCCTCGACCTCGCTGACAAGATCTCCATCCTCCTCAAGGAAACCAAGCACCGCCCGCCGAACCTCGTCCCGTCCATCGTCAACGACCTCAAATCCTTCGCCGCATTAGCGCCCCCCATcgccctcttctccttcttctcctccctcttcctctctctctcctccATCTACACCTTCGCCGCCGCCTACACCGACACCGATTTGACCCCCGACGGCCTCCTACACCGGATCGCCCGCCGCTGGTACCAGACTATGGTGACGCGGCTCTATGCGGTCCTCCTCGCCGTCGGCATCGCCCTCCTCTCCTCGTTCGCCCTTGTTTCCGTCGCCCTCGGATCCCTCTCCGACTCAATCTTCCTAGCCTTCCTCGTGACCTTCTTGTACCTCTACCTGTCGACGCGGTGGCGGATGAGTCTCGTGATAGCGACCGTGGAGGAGACGTGGGGGATCGGCGCGCTCTCCTGGGCGGTGAACCTCTACTTGGGGAACAAGAAACGAGGTGTTGCGCTCACCGCCATGATGGTGACGATGAAGGTGGCCATCTACGGCGCATTGTTAATTGGGCTGGTGATGGCCTCGGATCCGACGAAGCAGACCCGGATGTGCATGGAGTGCGTCGTGGCTGTGGTGGATGCGGCCTGGAACTTGTACACCATGGCGGTGTACACCGTGTTCTACTACGAGTGCAGGAAGAGCCATGGGCTAGACAGCATTGGTTCGTCCGCGGTTCTTGTGAGGGTCAACGCTGTGGCATATTGA